From the genome of Alcanivorax sp.:
TGACCGTGATGGACCAGCCGGTGGCGGTGGCCGTTACGGCAAAAACCCATGCGGACCGGGCCCCGTCCGGCTTCCAGGTGCCTGCCCAGACCGTGACGACCCAACTGAAGATTGCTCACTGACCCTTGAAACATTGTTGCCCGACCCCATCTACTTTCCTGTGACAAGACCGGTCTGAAGTGTTCTGCCTGTCAGGGCAGAGGCTTCTGTCACGCCAATCTGATTGTTAACCATGATGCAGTGGATGCCTGCGGGGTCCGCTGTGGACGATGAGGATTAGTGTGATGAATACAGGTTTTTCCCTTGCGCCCCTGTTCCGCCATTCAGTGGGCTTCGACCGTTTCGATGAACTGCTGGACGCGGCCCTGCGTGCGGACCAGTCCAGTGGCTATCCCCCCTATGACATCATTCGCGAAAGTGATGGTCGGTACCGTATCGTAATGGCGGTAGCGGGTTTCCGTCGCAACGATATTGAGATCACCGTGCAGGAAAATGAGCTGCGCATCCGTGGCGGCCTTTCTGATCACGAAGACCAGGAGCGAACCTGGTTGCACCGGGGCATTGCCCGCCGTGCGTTCGAGCGCACCTTCAAGCTGGCAGATCACGTGGAGGTGGATGCCGCCGGTATGGAGGATGGCCTGCTGACTGTGACCCTGAACCGGGTGGTCCCGGAAGAGAAGAAGCCGCGGATTATCCCGGTGGAAGGCGATACCGCGTCAACAAAAAGCAATTAATTGCTAACAGTTTGTCACGCGAATTTTGTGACACAGTAAAGGGGTCGAACAGGCCCCTTTTTGCTAATTTGGAAATGCAGAAGCGGGGTACTTGTTGCCCACCGGCCCGTTTCCTGGCCCGGAGAGCAACGCCTTCGCCCCCTGATCAGGACGATCAGGATCAGGGAGTTTTCCCAACAACTCCCCCCATTGTCAGCCATAGGGAGCGGCAAGCAATGAAACGACTCTACTATTTCACCAAGTCTCTGGCCTCGGTTCGGGGTATCACCAACGAGCTGCAGCAGGCTGGTATCGGTGAGAACCACCTGCATGTGATGGGCAATGACACCATGGCCATCGCCAAGGCCCATGTCCATGGCGCCACCCCCTGGGAAGAAACCGACATCATGCACTCCGGCTTTATCGGTGCCCTCGCGGGTATGGGAATCGGCGTGCTGGCGGGTTTTCTGCTGGCCGGGATGGACCCGTGGGGAGTGAACCTGGATAGCGGTGCCATCATCGGAGCCACGCTGTTCGGCACCTGTTTTGGTGCCTGGCTTGGCGGGTTACGTGGCGTTTCCAGCCAGAATCACCACCTTACCCCGTACATGGAGCGGGTGATGGAAGGGGATTACCTGATGATGGTGGATGCCGACGACGACATACAGGCCGGCAAGATCGAGAAAGTCATGGCCGGTCATCGCCATGAGGCGGAAGTCGCTGGCCGGGATGAGCGCTTTCACCCTTTCGATTGATGAGGCGCTGGACACCTTGTGCCTGACGCAGGATGACATTGGTTTTCCTTTTTGGCGATCAGCTTGTCGTCAGGCGTCAGGCGTTACACATTCATCCAGTGATTTGCCACATCCAGCAATCGCTGGCTGAATCCCCATTCGTTGTCGTACCAGGCCAGCAACTTGGTTTGCTGGCCGATTTGCCGTGTGTGATTGGTATCAACGATGCAAGAGAAAGGCTGGTGATTGAAGTCACCGGAAACCAGCGGGATGTGATTGATGGCCATGATGCCCTGCAACGGGCCGTGGGCCGCGTTGCTCAGCGCCTCATGAATCTGTTCGATGCTGGCAGGCTGTTCCAGCACAACACTGAGGTCGGTCAGTGACACATTCAGGGTGGGAACCCGGACGGCCAGGCCATCCAGGCGGCCGGCCAGGTGCGGGAGCACCTTGCCCACGGCTTTTGCCGCGCCCGTGCTGGTCGGGATCATGTTCACTGCTGCCGCGCGGGCACGCAGCAGATCTCCGTGGGCCTTGTCCACCAGGTTCTGGTCGTTGGTGTAACTGTGGATGGTGGTCATCAGCCCCTGCCGAACGGTGAAAGCCTGATCCAGTACATCCACCAGCGGAGCCAGACAATTGGTGGTGCAGGAGGCATTGGAAATGATTTTCTGGTCAGCGTTGAGGGTGCCGTGGTTAACGCCGTACACCACCATGGCATCCGCATCCTCTACCGGGTAGCTGCACAGCACACGGGGGGCGCCGGCGGTGAGGTGCTCCTGGAGAGCGGCGCGGGTCTTGAACTTGCCGGCACACTCAATCACCAGGTCCGGTTTCAGGGTCCGCCAGGGAAGCGATTCCAGCGAGGCCTGTGACGAGCAGGGAATGCGCTGGCCATCGATTTCCAGCACCCCCTTGTCGTAGTGCACTGAATGGTGCCAGCGGCCGTGGGTACTGTCGAAGGCAAGCAGGTGAGCCAGGACATGAAAATCGGCCAGATCATTGATCTCCACCAGGGTGAAACGGTTACTGGCGGGGTGGTCATGGAGTGCACGCACCAGACAGCGTCCGATACGGCCGAAGCCATTGATGGCAATGCGAATTTTCCCTGTTTCGCTCACGGTGCAATCTCCTTGTTGCCCCATGATTTGAGTGTAAACCTGTCCGCCCACTGATCAAGCTTTGTTCGGACAAACGGCAGTGTCTTGCAAAGCATTGGCGCATTGCGCACAATGCGCCCTCGCTTCGAGGCTGAAAGGCCCGGGCGCGTTATGGTCGACCCGTCGGTCCCCCCGCAACGACAAGCTGTAAACCCCGCCAGGCCCGGAAGGGAGCAACGGTAGCAGTGGACTCGTGTGCCGGGGTGTGGCTGGCGGGAAGACCTCCTAATTTCCCGCTTCTCCCATCCCCCTTTACGCAAACCGCTAACCGCTCAAAACCGTTACTCGCACTGTCCTCCTTTACGGAACTTCGCTAGCATAAGCGACTGAATTTCAATTCCTTTGTCGTGGTGGCCGCGAAAGCTGCCGGAGTGCTATGAGTTATCAGGTTCTTGCCCGAAAATACCGTCCCCGTACCTTCGATGAGCTGGTGGGGCAGGAGCATGTCTCCCGGGCGCTGATGCATGCGCTGGATCAGGATCGTCTGCACCATGCCTACCTGTTCACCGGGACCCGGGGGGTGGGCAAGACCACCATCGCGCGTATTTTGTCGCGCTGCCTGAACTGCGAGCAGGGGGTCAGTGCCCGACCCTGTGGCGTCTGCCCCACCTGTCAGGAAATCAACGATGGCCGCTTCGTGGACCTGATCGAAGTGGATGCGGCCAGCCGTACCAAAGTGGAAGATACCCGCGAGCTGCTCGACAATGTGCAGTACGCGCCCACTCGGGGCCGCTACAAGGTGTACCTCATCGATGAGGTGCACATGCTCTCCGCGCATTCCTTCAATGCACTGCTAAAAACGCTGGAAGAGCCGCCGCCCCACGTGAAGTTCCTGCTGGCCACCACGGATCCGCAAAAGCTGCCGGTCACCGTGTTGTCCCGTTGTCTCCAGTTCAGCCTCAAGGCGTTGCCGCCGGAGCAGATCGCGGGACATCTCAAGGAATTGCTGGACAAGGAAATGATCCGCTATGACGAGCCGGCACTGCTGTCGCTGGGCAAGGCGGCCCAGGGGTCCATGCGTGACGCCCTCAGTCTGACCGACCAGGCCATTGCCTTTGGTGGCGAACAGCTGGGCAGTGAGGCCGTGAATGCCATGCTCGGTACGGTGGATCGCAACCATGTGCTGACTCTGCTGGTGGCACTGGCAGAGCAGGAGCCGGGCGGGGTGCTCAAGGCATTGGCCTCGGTGTGTGAACACAGCCCCGGTGAACTGGCATTGCTGGACGAGCTGATCAGTCAGTTGCACCAGATTGCAGTGTGTCAGGCGGTGCCCGGTGAGGCAGACGAGACCCTGACCCGGCTGGCCGGTGCACTCAGCGCAGAGCAGGTGCAGCTCTACTATGACGTGGCCCTGCGTGGGCGCCGTGATCTTCAGGATGCCCCGGATATTCGTGCTGCCCTGGAGATGTTGCTGCTGCGGATGGTGCTGTTTACCCCGAAAGGTGTACTGCCCGCCCAGGGGGGCGGCGCAGCCCCGGCAAAAAAGCCTGAAGTCGCCGCGCCGTCAGTCCAGGCTGACGGTCGCCCGGACCTGCGTGCCTTGCTGGAGACCCCAAAGCCGGCTCCGCAGCCTGTGGCACAGACCTCGACCCCGGTAGCGGAGGAGTCCCCTCCCGCGCCGCAACCGGTTGAGTCCCGGCCGCAGCCGGCCAATCCGCCAGAGTCTGTGCCTCCGGCTCCCGCCTCCGCCCCTGAGCAGGCCGCGGCGCCGGTGCCAGCGGGCGACGCTCCACCCTGGGAGGAAGATGTGCCGCCCTGGGAAGACGAGCCCGTAAAGCAGGCACAACAAGCTGAAGCGGCGCCCGAGCAGCTCCATGCTTCCCGGCCAGACTCCCAACCGGATTCGCCGCAAAAGGTGGTTGCCGAGCCACAGACCGAGGAGGCACCCGCCGAGCCCGAGGCCCCGTTGGCGCCGTTGCCCGAGCCCACCAGCGAAGCCGAGGTGGCCACCTGGTGGGCGGCCTTGCTGCTGCGCCTGGATCTGGATGGCACGGTGCGCAATATTGCCCGTAATGCCGTACTGGTCAGCCGCGAACAGCACCTCTGGACCCTGCGAATCAGCACCGGTCATCAGGTGCTGGTGAACCGGGAACGCCTGGATGAACTGTCTGCGGCCCTTGAAAATTACTTTCAGCGCCGCATTCAGGTTCAGGTGGAATACGAACAGCGGGCCGGCGATACACCGGAGTTGATGGCGGAAGCCAAGCGCCAGGAAATTCTTGCCGGTGCCATCCAGACCCTCCATGGGGACCCGGTGGTACAACAGCTGGTCAGTCGCTTCAGCGGCCGCCTGGACGAAGACAGTGTCACCCCCAAACAGACAGTAGAATAGAAACGCCAGATGCCAGACGCATGACGCTTGAAACAAACACCTGCGTCCGGCGTTTGGCGGCTGGCGTAACAACCCGGAGACAAACATGGACTTTGATATGAATTCTCTCATGCAGCAGGCCCAGGCCATGCAGGAGAAGATGAAGAAGATGCAGGAAGAGGCCGCCAATGCGGAAGTGACGGGTGAAGCGGGTGCCGGCCTGGTGAAGGTGACCATGAATGGTCGCCACGATGTGAAATCTGTCAGTGTGGATGATTCGCTGATGAGCGAAGAAAAGGAACTGCTGGAAGACCTGCTGGCGGCTGCGGTGAATGATGCGGTGCGTCGAGTGGAAAAGCAGCAGCAGGACAATATGCAGAACATGGCCGGGGGCTTTCCTTTCCCGCCGGGTTTCAAACTCTAGGCCGTCCCTGTGAAGCACGCACCCCTGGTTGACCAGTTGATTCATGCCTTTACCTGCCTGCCAGGTGTCGGCCCCCGCTCGGCCCAGCGTATGGCCTATGCCCTGCTTGACCGGGGGCGGGAGCAGGGCCGCCGCTTGGGCGATGCCCTCCATGCTGCCATGGATGGCGTGCAGCATTGTCAGCGCTGTCGTAACTATGCGGAGGCAGAGCTGTGCCCGATCTGCGAAAGCCCGAAGCGTGATGGCTCGCTGATCTGCATCGTGTCCACCCCGGCTGATGTGCTGGCTTTTGAACAGTCAGGCGAATACCTGGGGCAGTACTTTGTGCTCATGGGCGAGCTGTCGCCACTGGACGGCATCGGCCCCCGGGAGCTGGGCCTGGACGTGCTGGAGCAGCGTCTGCAAGGTGGCGAAATCCGCGAGCTGATTCTTGCCACCGGCACCACGGTGGAAGGGGAGGCCACTGCCCACTATGTGCTGGATCTGGCCCAGGACGCTGGGGTTCAGGTCACCCGCATTGCCCAGGGCGTGCCCATGGGCGGGGATCTGGAGTTCGTCGATGGCGCCACCCTGGCCCAGGCCCTGCGCGCCCGCCGCCCCTTCGAGAGCTAGCAGCAACAAGCTACGCTTGATGCTAGAGAGAAAGCCGGAATATTCCCCGGGGGTCCTGCTTTCTACAACGCTGCTGTAGGAGCTTGCCTGCAAGCGATCCGAGCCCAGGCGAGGTAGGGTTACAAGCTGGCGGAGACCTTTCTGGAGAGAGAGCCCGACGCCATCACCGATAATCGCGGAAAACCAGATTGCAGCACCCTCCAACCCGCCCCGCGTTTCAACTTTGAACTTTCAACTTGAAACTGCCTTTCCCCACCTGACCGTAATTCTTGCATCCAGGCTGTCTGGCTCTGAGCGACTTCCTTCATAACGCCACCAGCGGACAAACAATCCCCAATCCACATAACGCGACAAGCTCTATAGCCTCTGCACCGGCAGGTCTGGTAAGGTCTGACCAAGCAAGCGCTAGGTTGAATCAAGAAGGAGGCCCTGTGAGCGCACTGGATTATTTCAACGAGACACACCGGATGGTGCGGGCCACGGTACGCAAGTTCGTGGAAAAGGAAATTCTTCCCTATGTGGATGACTGGGAAGAGGCAGGGGAGTTTCCCCGTGAGCTTTACCGCAAGGCCGCTGAAGCGGGCATTCTCAGTATCAATGCGCCGGAGGAATTCGGTGGCACCGGTGAAGATGTATTCATGAAGGTGGCGGCCTGTGAGGAACTGGTGCGCTGCTCTTCAGGCGGTCTTTGTGCCAGCCTGGGCTCGCTGGATATCGGGTTGCCACCGGTATGGAAATGGGGCAGCGAGGCCATGAAAGAAGCGGTGATCCCGGCGGTGATTGACGGTGACAAGATTTCTGCACTGGCCATCACCGAGCCCAATGGCGGGTCTGATGTGGCCAATCTGCGCACCCGGGCCGTGCGTGAGGGGGACCACTATATGGTGAATGGCGCCAAGACCTTTATCACCAGCGGGGTGAGAGCGGATTACTACACGGTGGCGGTGCGTACCGGTGACAAGGGCTACGGCGGCATCAGCCTGTTGCTGGTCGAGAAAGGCACCCCGGGTTTTACGGTGGGGCGCAAGCTGAAGAAGATGGGCTGGTGGGCGTCGGATACCGCCGAGCTTTTCTTCGAGGATTGCAAGGTGCCGGTGGAGAACCTGATCGGACCGGAAAATGGTGGCTTCTACTGCATCATGAGCAATTTCCAGATGGAGCGTCTGATTCTGGCGGTGACCGCCAACAGTACGGCGCAGCTGGCACTGGATGAAAGCCTGCGTTACGTCAAGGAACGTGAGGCGTTTGGTCGGCCGCTGGCGGGCTTTCAGGTGACCCGTCACAAACTTGCCGAGATGGCGACGGACATCAAGGCCAGCACCGAGTTTACCTATCGGGTTGCCGCAAAGATCGCTGCCGGCGAAGACGCTGTACTGGATGTCTCCATGGCCAAGAACGTGGCCACTCGCTGCGCCGACCGGGTTACCTATGATGCGGTCCAGCTATTCGGTGGCAGCGGCTACATGCGCGGTACCATCGTCGAGCGTCTTTATCGCGACAATCGCATCCTTTCCATCGGCGGCGGCACCCACGAGATCATGAATGAGGTCATCGCCAAGCAGATGGGACTGTGAGCGGCAAACTACAAGCCGCAAGCTGCAACGCGGTATAGGTCATCAGAGGTTTGAACGTGTGAGGCCGCGTCCGGAGTTTGGGCGCGGCCTCTTTTATTGCCGCTTCGCGGCTGCAACACGCTTCACGCAACATGCGGCACGCAAAGATAAAAAGCGGATTTACCACAGAGGGCACAGAGTTCACTGAGGAAAAGAAAGCTTCTTTCTCGGTGTGCTCTGTGCCCTCTGTGGTGAAACTGCTTTTGACTTTAATGCTTTTCGCAACTCGAAACTCGTCCCTCGCAACTCACAGCTAGAAGCTTGTCGGTAACTGAACGCAAAGAGGCCGCGCCCATACCAGGGCGCGGCCTCTTTGCGTTCAGCCTGCAACAGGTTTCAATCGCGTTGTTGCGTGAAGCGTGCTGCATGTAGCGTCATATCAGGTGCATTCCGCACGGCTCTGGTTCAGTTTGCAACGAACCTTGCGGAGCATATCCAGCATGTCCGGATCGTAGTAGCCTTCCACGCGCAGCAGGTTACGGGCTTCCTGCATCAGGACTTCATACTTGGCCTTGTCCGCATCCGGAATTTCTACCCACCACTTGGGATCCACTTTCTCTTCTTCTTTTTTCAACTGGGCAACGATGCGATCCAGGTTGCTGTAGAAGTATTCACGGGATTTCTGTGCCACCTCTGCAGAGAAGGCGTCCTTCTTGCCGATCAGCTGAATAGTGAGCTGTACCAGCGGGTAGTTGATGATGCCGCCATCCGGAGACAAGCCCTTGTAGAGTTCCAATGCTTCATAGACCGCCAGCGGGGCCGCAATCACATCCACTACACCGTTATTGAATTTGGTGGAGAAGTTGGTGATGTCCGACGCTACCGGGGTGGCGCCTACCTGGGAAACCAGTTTGGCCTGGGTTTCATCATATTCCAGTACCGCCACGCGTTTACCCGCGGCCTTGGCCAGGGTGTTCACTTCCTTGTCGTCCACGAAGACATAGGCGGCACCGGCGGGGGCGATACCCATGACCTGATAGGAACCATGGGTCAGCTTGGGGGCAACCTGCGGGTTGGACAGCACCTGCAGCACGATGCGCAAGTGATCCATGGTGGGGATGGCGCCAATGGAATCTACGGTGCCGGCGTACTTGTTAAAGCCGCGGCCTCGGATGCCGGTCACCAGTGCCGCCTGGCAGACACCGGCTTTCAGGTCTTCAGCGGCAATTGCTTCATTGGTGTAGGGAATCAGTTCGGCTTCAAGTCCCCAACCCAGGGCTTCAGTCTGCCAGTCTTTCATGGCGCCCATCATGGGGCCCACATTGCCGACGATATCGAATACACAGATCTTGGTGGGGGCTGCCTGGGCGGTGACGGAGGTCGCCAGGGCGCAGGCCGCCAAGGCGGCTTTCATCAGCTTCTTCATGGAATCTTCCTTATTTGTTATTACTGGTATTAATGGTATGAGTGGATAGTAGAGGGAAAGGTTCCTAAAGCAAAAACCGCTCCGGTCAGACGGGCGTTTTTTTGGTCAATGCCGTTGTCCATTGGCAACTTCATGGTTATTGACGGTGGCTACGGCGGACCTCTCCCGGTGTTTTCCCTGTCCAGGTGCGATAGGCCTTGCTGAAGCTGGCCTGGTCACTGTAGCCCAGGTGTTCCGCGATCTTGCTCATGGGCATGTCGGTGTCTTGCAGGAAACGGGTGGCGAAGGTTTCTCGTACCTCATTGCGAATAGCGCTGAACGAATAGCCTGCCAGATTCAGGTGACGACGCATCGAGCGGGGGCTCATCCCCAGAGCTTCAGCCACCCGCTCCAGGCTGCTGTTGCGGTCCGGGCGCCTTATGACCTCCTGCCGTACCTTGCTGGCCACGCGCAGGCTGTCATCCTTGTCCAGCTGTTCCCGGGATCGGGTGGTGGCCACGAGGCCGGCCATGCTGGCTTCGTCGTCTCTGGCCTGCCTGCCCGACAGGGGCATCAGCACCCGGTTGGAAGTACGGTTGAAATGCACATCCACATCATAATCCAGCCGGGGCCATGGTGAGGCCCTGTCGGGGCGGGGGAAATCAAACTCGAAAGTAAATTTGCGACACACCAGCGAGGCCAGGGCATAGATGCTGCCCATATAGATGTTGGTGATGGTCGGTTTCAGTTCGCCCAGATCCCAGTTGTCATGCAGTCGGATGGTGATAAGGCCGGCATTGCAGCTGATTTCCATATCCATCAGCGGCAGGGATACCCGCAAATACTGCACCACAATGTTCACCAGTTTCGGGAAGTCCTGCTGACGCAGCAGGGCAAAACCGAACAACCCATGTCCTTGCAGGTCGAGTTCCTGGCCGAACCGGAAACTGGCGGTGGCATCGTCCAGCAGTAACTCGCCTTGCCGAAGAATCTCGCAAACCTGTTTCATGGAAAGGTAGGCGTCGGGATCGGAAAGTTTTTCAGCGTCCAAGGCGGCATTTTCAAGGACTGCCGTTCCATTTATTCCGCGTTTTTGTAGGAACCGTAAATATCGGCGGGCGTAACGAGCAGAAATCAGTGGAACGTCTAATGCCATTGCCTTGTTCTTCATTCTCTTTATCCGGACCCTGTTGTTTTTATCTTTGAGAGCCTGGTCGCAATACGGATGTGACAAATTAAAAAGGAAACAAATGATTTCCCTTTTTAACAAAAAGATGGCCGCTTTTACTATTACTACATTGGCCCTGTCTGGCCATGATGTCGCCCACTTTATCGCACAAAAAAGAACAGGGAGCTACAGAATGCAGAAGGAAAAGAAAGAAAAGCTTAAGGCGCGTTATGTTCCTATTTCTAAAGTATCAGTAAAGATAATAAGAAGAATGTATGAGATATATTCTCGGTACTACGAAAATGTAAGTCTGGACCTGTTTTGCCAGGATATGGCGGAAAAAAACGGGGTGTTTCTGGTGGAAGAACGTTCTACCCGACGCGTGGTGGGCTTCTCTACCATGAAGACGCTGGATATATACGCCGGTGACAAGCTGGTGAAAGGGGTTTTCAGTGGCGACACCATTATTGAAAAGGAATACTGGGGAAACAAGGTATTGCATGTGGCCTTTTTCTTCCAGATGATCCGCGAAAAATTACGCCATCCGTTCCGCCCCATGTTCTGGTTACTGATTTCCAAAGGGTATAAAACCTACCTTTTGATGGCGAATAATTTTCTCAATTATTACCCGCACCCGGAAAAGCATTGCGACAAGCTGGAAGGGCTGGTGGACAATTACTGCGAGTTGCTTTTCCAGCCTTATTACTGCAATGAAAACAAGATCCTGGATTTTGGCAGTGGTTATACCCACCTGAAATCGGATGTGGCGCAAATCACCGATGAAATGCGCGCCAGAAATAACAAGATTCATTTCTTTGAAAAGCGCAATCCCAGCTGGGAGCGTGGCACGGAATTGCCTTGTGTGGGTGAAGTCAGTTACTCCCTGATTCTGAATTACCCCTTTCAACTCTGGCGTAAGTTGCGCCGCAAATCGAATCAAACCATGACCGCGATCCCTGCCAAATAACAACAATACCGGGGGAACCATGTTTGGACATCGACTATTGAAGCTGGCCACCGGGCCGGGCGAGCGCCGTTTTGCCCGTTCATTGCCCTCTCTGGAAGCGGTGCAGCGTGAAAATCTGGCCAGGTTGCTTGGCCAGGTGGCGGGGATGCCGGCACATGCCCGGGCAGGGCTGAGCCCGGATATGAGTTGGGAGCGATTTGCCGCGGCACAACCGGTTACCGATTACGACCACTGGCGAGAGAGTGTCGAGGCCCATCGCACCCGCGGTGAAAGCCGGATGACGGGCTCGCCGGTGAACCGTTTCCAGCCCACTAGTGGTTCTACCTCGGCAATCAAGTGGGTGCCCTACAGCAAACAATTTCTAGGCGAGCTGGATAACGCCATCAGCCCCTGGGTGGTGGATCTCTATCGCCAGTATCCCGGGTTGATGAAAGGACGCCATTACTGGTCCATGT
Proteins encoded in this window:
- a CDS encoding Hsp20 family protein, translating into MNTGFSLAPLFRHSVGFDRFDELLDAALRADQSSGYPPYDIIRESDGRYRIVMAVAGFRRNDIEITVQENELRIRGGLSDHEDQERTWLHRGIARRAFERTFKLADHVEVDAAGMEDGLLTVTLNRVVPEEKKPRIIPVEGDTASTKSN
- the gap gene encoding type I glyceraldehyde-3-phosphate dehydrogenase, which produces MSETGKIRIAINGFGRIGRCLVRALHDHPASNRFTLVEINDLADFHVLAHLLAFDSTHGRWHHSVHYDKGVLEIDGQRIPCSSQASLESLPWRTLKPDLVIECAGKFKTRAALQEHLTAGAPRVLCSYPVEDADAMVVYGVNHGTLNADQKIISNASCTTNCLAPLVDVLDQAFTVRQGLMTTIHSYTNDQNLVDKAHGDLLRARAAAVNMIPTSTGAAKAVGKVLPHLAGRLDGLAVRVPTLNVSLTDLSVVLEQPASIEQIHEALSNAAHGPLQGIMAINHIPLVSGDFNHQPFSCIVDTNHTRQIGQQTKLLAWYDNEWGFSQRLLDVANHWMNV
- the dnaX gene encoding DNA polymerase III subunit gamma/tau, whose protein sequence is MSYQVLARKYRPRTFDELVGQEHVSRALMHALDQDRLHHAYLFTGTRGVGKTTIARILSRCLNCEQGVSARPCGVCPTCQEINDGRFVDLIEVDAASRTKVEDTRELLDNVQYAPTRGRYKVYLIDEVHMLSAHSFNALLKTLEEPPPHVKFLLATTDPQKLPVTVLSRCLQFSLKALPPEQIAGHLKELLDKEMIRYDEPALLSLGKAAQGSMRDALSLTDQAIAFGGEQLGSEAVNAMLGTVDRNHVLTLLVALAEQEPGGVLKALASVCEHSPGELALLDELISQLHQIAVCQAVPGEADETLTRLAGALSAEQVQLYYDVALRGRRDLQDAPDIRAALEMLLLRMVLFTPKGVLPAQGGGAAPAKKPEVAAPSVQADGRPDLRALLETPKPAPQPVAQTSTPVAEESPPAPQPVESRPQPANPPESVPPAPASAPEQAAAPVPAGDAPPWEEDVPPWEDEPVKQAQQAEAAPEQLHASRPDSQPDSPQKVVAEPQTEEAPAEPEAPLAPLPEPTSEAEVATWWAALLLRLDLDGTVRNIARNAVLVSREQHLWTLRISTGHQVLVNRERLDELSAALENYFQRRIQVQVEYEQRAGDTPELMAEAKRQEILAGAIQTLHGDPVVQQLVSRFSGRLDEDSVTPKQTVE
- a CDS encoding YbaB/EbfC family nucleoid-associated protein, which gives rise to MDFDMNSLMQQAQAMQEKMKKMQEEAANAEVTGEAGAGLVKVTMNGRHDVKSVSVDDSLMSEEKELLEDLLAAAVNDAVRRVEKQQQDNMQNMAGGFPFPPGFKL
- the recR gene encoding recombination mediator RecR, which produces MKHAPLVDQLIHAFTCLPGVGPRSAQRMAYALLDRGREQGRRLGDALHAAMDGVQHCQRCRNYAEAELCPICESPKRDGSLICIVSTPADVLAFEQSGEYLGQYFVLMGELSPLDGIGPRELGLDVLEQRLQGGEIRELILATGTTVEGEATAHYVLDLAQDAGVQVTRIAQGVPMGGDLEFVDGATLAQALRARRPFES
- a CDS encoding acyl-CoA dehydrogenase family protein, whose amino-acid sequence is MSALDYFNETHRMVRATVRKFVEKEILPYVDDWEEAGEFPRELYRKAAEAGILSINAPEEFGGTGEDVFMKVAACEELVRCSSGGLCASLGSLDIGLPPVWKWGSEAMKEAVIPAVIDGDKISALAITEPNGGSDVANLRTRAVREGDHYMVNGAKTFITSGVRADYYTVAVRTGDKGYGGISLLLVEKGTPGFTVGRKLKKMGWWASDTAELFFEDCKVPVENLIGPENGGFYCIMSNFQMERLILAVTANSTAQLALDESLRYVKEREAFGRPLAGFQVTRHKLAEMATDIKASTEFTYRVAAKIAAGEDAVLDVSMAKNVATRCADRVTYDAVQLFGGSGYMRGTIVERLYRDNRILSIGGGTHEIMNEVIAKQMGL
- a CDS encoding putative solute-binding protein, giving the protein MKKLMKAALAACALATSVTAQAAPTKICVFDIVGNVGPMMGAMKDWQTEALGWGLEAELIPYTNEAIAAEDLKAGVCQAALVTGIRGRGFNKYAGTVDSIGAIPTMDHLRIVLQVLSNPQVAPKLTHGSYQVMGIAPAGAAYVFVDDKEVNTLAKAAGKRVAVLEYDETQAKLVSQVGATPVASDITNFSTKFNNGVVDVIAAPLAVYEALELYKGLSPDGGIINYPLVQLTIQLIGKKDAFSAEVAQKSREYFYSNLDRIVAQLKKEEEKVDPKWWVEIPDADKAKYEVLMQEARNLLRVEGYYDPDMLDMLRKVRCKLNQSRAECT
- a CDS encoding AraC family transcriptional regulator; translated protein: MKNKAMALDVPLISARYARRYLRFLQKRGINGTAVLENAALDAEKLSDPDAYLSMKQVCEILRQGELLLDDATASFRFGQELDLQGHGLFGFALLRQQDFPKLVNIVVQYLRVSLPLMDMEISCNAGLITIRLHDNWDLGELKPTITNIYMGSIYALASLVCRKFTFEFDFPRPDRASPWPRLDYDVDVHFNRTSNRVLMPLSGRQARDDEASMAGLVATTRSREQLDKDDSLRVASKVRQEVIRRPDRNSSLERVAEALGMSPRSMRRHLNLAGYSFSAIRNEVRETFATRFLQDTDMPMSKIAEHLGYSDQASFSKAYRTWTGKTPGEVRRSHRQ